The window ATTGCCGCTGAATTCAAGCGATTTAATTTGCAGCCGTTGGGCGAACCCGCGTCCTACTTCCAAAAATTCGATTTCATCGGCGACATGGAGTTGGGTCCGCAAAATCATTTGCGCTTTACCAACGCAAACGGCGACACGGCCTGGAAGCTGGGCGTTGATTTCATTCCCGCCGGATTTTCGGGGACTGGTAATCTCGAGCTTGATTCCGAGGTTGCGTTTGCCGGCTACGGCATTTCTGCAACTGAAAAAGGTTATGATGACTACGCCAATCTCGAGGTTTCCGGCAAAGCCGTGCTGATCATGCGCTATTCGCCGGGTTTGAACGATCCGCACAGCGGTTTTGCCAAATTTGAGGGCATGCGCTTCAAAGCCACAACCGCGCGCGAGCATGGCGCGGCGGCGTTGTTGGTCGCCACCGGTAGCTTGAGTGATTCCAACGATGTGTTGCCGAGATTGAGTTATGATCGTTCCGCGGGCGATGCCGGATTGCCGGTTTTGTTTATCAAGCGAGAAGTTGCGAATTGGCTGCTGGCTGGTATTGGCCAGTCGCTCGACTCGGTGCAACAGCAAATCAACACGACGCAGCAATCACATTCCCTGCTCATTCCCGCGACAAAAATCTCTTTGCAGGCAGAGGTTAAACCGGTTCGCCGGGTTGCCGCAAATATCGTGGGCGTGTTGCCGGGCAGCGATCCGCTGTTGCAGAAGCAGGCCGTGGTTATTGGCGCGCATTACGATCATCTTGGCCGCAGCAGCGAAGGCAGTCGCAGCCCGGACAGCATCAACGGCATTCATAACGGAGCGGATGACAATGCTTCCGGCACAGCCGGCTTGTTGGAGCTGGCGCAATATTTTTCCTCGCAAACTGAGAAGCCCAAGCGCTCGCTGGTGTTTCTGGCATTTGCCGCGGAAGAGTTGGGGCTG of the Cytophagia bacterium CHB2 genome contains:
- a CDS encoding M20/M25/M40 family metallo-hydrolase codes for the protein IAAEFKRFNLQPLGEPASYFQKFDFIGDMELGPQNHLRFTNANGDTAWKLGVDFIPAGFSGTGNLELDSEVAFAGYGISATEKGYDDYANLEVSGKAVLIMRYSPGLNDPHSGFAKFEGMRFKATTAREHGAAALLVATGSLSDSNDVLPRLSYDRSAGDAGLPVLFIKREVANWLLAGIGQSLDSVQQQINTTQQSHSLLIPATKISLQAEVKPVRRVAANIVGVLPGSDPLLQKQAVVIGAHYDHLGRSSEGSRSPDSINGIHNGADDNASGTAGLLELAQYFSSQTEKPKRSLVFLAFAAEELGLLGSAHYVNQPLFPLDSTIAMINMDMIGRMKDSTLVVQGTGTSPSWPALLERLNSDRRLKLKSVKDGQGPSDHASFYNKNIPVLFFFTDIHEDYHRVTDDADKINARGQAEVLNFAAEAVLEIANSDSLPLFTKTDSERRQMSAFRVSLGTMPDYAAEVKGLRLSGVREGGPGARAGLQAGDVIIKFGEIDIKNIYDYTYALGEHAPGQEVDIIVLRDGNKLTFTIKLEPSRRM